The genomic region GAAAAAATGGGTTTTAAACATGCTATTATTCCAGAGAGAAATAAAGATAAGGTAAAAAGTAAAACAATAAGCATAATTGGAGTAAATAATTTAACTGAGGCAATTAATAATATATTCTAAAAAAGATTAGGTGAGTATATGAGAATAAAAGATGATGAAAAAATGAAAGATATTTTGAAAATTATGAGTCCCGGTACACCATTAAGAGAAGGTTTAGAAAATATTTTAAGAGCTAAAACGGGAGGATTAATTTTAATTGGTGATAGTGAGGAAGTAATGAATTTAGTTGATGGCGGCTTTAAAATAGATGCAGACTATTCACCAGCTTATATATACGAATTAGCTAAAATGGATGGTGCCATTGTAATAAGTGAAGATTTAAAAAAGATTATAAGAGCTAACACTCATCTAGTTCCAGAGCATTCTATTACTACTTATGAAACAGGAACTAGACATAGAACTGCCCATAGAATGGCGAAGCAGACAGGAAAAATTGTAATTGCTATTTCTCAAAGAAGAAATATTATAACTGTCTATAAGGGAGATTTAAAATATGTCCTTCAAGATACTAGTGTTATTTTAAGTAGAGCTAATCAAGCCATTCAAACTTTAGAAAAGTATGTAAAAGTATTAGATAAAGTAATAAGTAATTTAGACATACTAGAATTTCAAGATTTAACAACTGTCTTTGATGTAGTTACAGCTATACAAAGAACAGAAATGGTAATGAGGATTGTAGAGGAAATTGAAAGGTATATTGTAGAACTTGGAAATGAAGGTAGACTTGTTTCTATGCAGTTAAATGAATCTATTAGATTTATAGAAAGAGATGGAATACTACTTATTAGAGATTATTGTAGGTCTGATTTAGATTATTGCGAAGTATATGAAGAAATACAAAAGTTAAGCTCAAGCGAATTATTAGACTTAGAGACAATAGCAAAGATTATAGGCAGACAGGGAACTTCCTTAGTGGATTCTTTAATATCTCCAAGGGGATACAGAATACTTTTCAAATTACAAAGAATTCCTATATCTGTTATAGAAAACTTAGTAAAGCATTTTAAAAAATTAAAATATGTATTAGAAGCCGATATTGAAGAATTAGATAATGTAGAAGGTATAGGAGAAGCAAGAGCTAAAATGATAAAAAGCGGCTTAAAAAGAATAAAGGAGCAAATCTACTTAAAAAGTGAAATTTGACAAAATTATGAATAATAACTAATAATATGGTTAATAATATGAAAGCAGGTTTAAAACCTGCTTATAATTTTATTCTAAATTAAATTTTCCAAGAATATTAAGTTTAGCAGATTCCTTTAGTAGAACATCATATAAACTAATATCTAATGTATTGCACAGAGCACTTAGATAAAATAGGCTATTTCCTATTTCAGCTTCTATAATTTCTCTGCAATTATCACATATTTTCCCCTTTAAGTGGCTTTCAAGGGAAAATCTAAAATCGTCTAAGTTTTCAGGTAATTCTTGTTTTTTTGCAGAGATTTTAATACAGCCGCAGTTAGTTACGGATTTAGCAACTGCCCTGTTTACCCTTGAAGAAGCTTCACTATATTTAGTTATAATATCCAAAATGCTTTTATGACGAAGTAGCAATTCATTTACATCATTTTGAAAAGCATCAAAAATTATGTCTTTCATAAGTTCCTATCTCCTTAATAAAAGAATTATTAGTTATATAAGTTAATTTATAAAATAAATAAGGTAAATAAATTTCTTTGTGGATTAGCTTAATATAATAATATAAAATAATCCTAATATTTTATAGGGGGTATTTTAAATTAATAAGATTTTAATAATTTATAAGTGTAGGGAATGGCTTTATATGGTATAATAATAAGGAATTTTATAGTTATTAATTATAAAAATAAATAGGAGGTGAAATTTATGCTAAAAAAGATTATAAGAGCTATATTTACTATTATAGGCTTAATAAGCGGCTATATTGTAAGTGGATTAATATCTGAAATTGCTGCTTTACAAGAAATATCTTTTTTATCTAAATCAATTGGAATTATATCTTTACGTATCTTTATAACTGTATTATTTGGAATTATGTTTTATATTATATCTCCACGTATATATAGCTCTATTCTAAAACTAATAGAATATGCTGAAAAAAGTGTTCAAAACTTCACAGTTGCGGAACTAATTTTTGGGGGAATAGGAGCTTTAATATCATTAATAATAACATCTTTAATAGCACTACCCTTAAATAGTATAGATTTATATGGGTTGGGGCCAATACTTTTTGTTTTAGTTAACCTGATTTTTGCAATAATATCAGCTAATATATTTATTGAAAAGAAAGATGATATTACAAATATTCTTAGTAATATGAAAAAAGGTACAAGTAATAAAGAAAAAAAAGGAAAAGCAAATATAAAAGGCATTCCTAAGGTGTTAGATACATCAGTAATAATAGATGGTAGAATTTTTGATATATGTCAAACAGGATTTATAGAAGGACCTCTTGTAATACCAAGTTTTGTATTAGATGAGCTTAGACATATTTCTGATTCAGCAGATGCCTTAAAAAGAAATAGAGGAAGAAGAGGTCTTGATATATTAAATAAAATTCAAAAGGAATTAGAGATAGAAACTCAAATTTGGGAAGGTGATTTCCCTGAAATTACAGAAGTAGATAGTAAATTATTGAAACTTGCTCAAAAACTAAAAGGAAAAGTTATAACAAATGATTTTAACTTAAATAAAGTGGCAGAATTTCAAGGAGTTCCAGTTCTTAATATTAATGAATTAGCCAATTCCATAAAACCAGTAGTTTTACCTGGCGAAGAAATGAAAGTTATAGTTGTAAAAGACGGAAAAGAAGCATCTCAAGGTATTGGCTATTTAGATGATGGAACTATGATAGTAGTTGAAGATGGAAGAAGGTTTATAGGAGATCAAATAGTAGTAATAGTTACATCTGTACTTCAAACTGCAGCAGGAAGAATGATATTTGCTAAACCAAAGGAATAGTTAGTAGGTGTTAAGATGGTAAGTGCTATAATTTTGGCAGGGGGAAAAGGTAAAAGAATGGGATCCAAGGTGAGTAAGCAATATATACAGTTAAAAGGAAAACCCATTTTATATTATACCCTAACAAAATTTATTAATTCCCATTATATAGATAAAATAATTTTAGTTTTACCAAAAGATGAAATAGAATATTGTAAAGAGAATGTTTTAGATAAGTATTCCTTGAAGATTGATAAAATAGTTGAAGGTGGAAAAGAGAGACAAGATTCTGTTTATAATGCCTTGAAGGAAGTTGATGATTCAGAAATTATTTTAATTCATGACGGTGCAAGACCTTTTACAAAAAACAGCATAATAGAAGATGGAATAAAATATGCAAGGCGATATGGGGCGGCAGCTCCAGGAGTTACGCCAAAGGATACTATTAAGATAATTGATGAAAATGGATTTTCTAAATTCACACCAGTAAGAAATACTTTAGTGGCTATACAAACTCCTCAGGTATTTAAGGCAGAAATAATAAAGGAATGTCATAAAAGAATAAAAGAAGAGGGCATATCCGTTACCGATGATACTATGGTTGTTGAAAGATATAACAATAAAGTATATTTATATGAAGGTGACTATGAAAATATAAAGGTTACTACTCCAGAAGACTTGATTTTAGCGGAAAAGCTAATATAATGGTAATAACTTTATTGACAAGATTTTTTGTAAAATATATAATAAATTAAGCTAAAAGTTAATATTACCAAAACGTTGAAGAAGAATAGTAGAATCCGATGTTCAGAGAGAAAATTCATAGGCTGAAAAATTTTCAATAGGGTTTGAACCAGCTTTGGAGTATAGGTAAAAACTATCGGTTTAATACCGTTATCATTTTAGAGAACAAATTTAGGTGGTACCGCGATACAAGTTCGCCCTAATGCATTAGGGTGAACTTTTTTTATTATACTGTATTTTAAATAAATGATTTAAATTTATATAAAAATATACATTAGGAGGAAGCAAATATGAAAATGTCCAATATGTTAATATCAACATTAAGAGAAGTTCCAGCAGAAGCAGAAATAGATAGCCATAAACTAATGCTAAGAGCTGGTATGATAAGAAAAATGGCTTCAGGAATATATAATTATATGCCATTAGGTTTAAAGGTTTTAAAGAATGTTGAAGATATAATAAGGGAAGAAATGAATAATGCAGGAGCTCAAGAATTTTTAGCATCAGCAATTATTCCAGCAGAACTTTGGCAAGAATCAGGAAGATGGGGAGCTTATGGAGCAGAAATGTTTAGGTTAAAAGATAGAAATGATAGAGATTTTTGTCTTGGACCAACTCATGAAGAAGTATTTACTGATATAGCAAGAAATGAAATAAAATCCTATAAACAATTACCATTAAATCTTTATCAAATACAAACTAAGTATAGAGATGAAAGAAGACCAAGATTTGGCGTTATGAGATCAAGAGAGTTTGTAATGAAGGACGCATATAGCTTTGATAAGGATCAAGATGGATTAGATATTTCTTACAATAAAATGAGAGATGCTTATATCAAAATTTTTGAAAGATGCGGAATAGTAGCTAAGCCAGTTGATGCTGATACAGGAGCTATTGGAGGATCTGGTTCTGCTGAATTTATGGTTAAATCAGAAGTTGGAGAAGATGATGTAGTGTTCTGTACAAATTGCGATTATGCAGCCAATATAGAAAAGGCACCATCAACTCCAGAAAAAGCTGAAAAGGAAGCTTATAAAGAAATAAACAAGATAGAAACACCTAATGTAAGAACTATAGAAGATTTAATTAAATTCTTTAATACAACAGAAAAGAAATTTGCTAAAACCTTGATATACAATGCAGATGGTAAAATAGTTGCAGTTATGGTTAGGGGAGACAGAGAAGTTAACGAAGTTAAGCTTTCTAATGCCTTAGGCGGAGTTGTTGATTTAAGTATGGCAAGTGCTGAAGAAGTTATGAAGGCCACAAGTGCACAAGTAGGATTTGCAGGCCCTATAAATTTAAAGGTTGATACTTTATTAGTAGATAAAGAAGTAGCTAATATGTATAATTTTATTGTAGGAGCTAATGAAACTGGATATCACTTTGAAAATGTTAACTATGGAAGAGATTTTGAAGGTATAGTTGGGGATTATAGAAATATAACAGAAGGTGAAAATTGTCCTGTTTGTGGTGGAAAAATAACAATATCAAAGGGAACAGAAGTTGGTCATATATTTAAGCTTGGAACAAAGTATTCTGAAGCTATGAATGCAAAGTTTATAGATGAAAATGGAAAGGAAGTTCCATTTGTAATGGGCTGCTATGGAATAGGTGTAACAAGAACAATGGCATCAATAATAGAACAAAATCATGATGAAAATGGAATAATATGGCCATTATCAGTAGCTCCATATCATGTTAATGTTATAGCAGTAAACATAAAAGATGAAATGCAGATGAAGGTTGCAAATGAAATATATGAAGAACTAAAGGCTTTAGGAGTAGATGTTATTTTTGATGATAGAAATGAAAGAGCTGGAGTAAAATTTAAAGATTCAGATCTTATGGGAATCCCAATGAGAATAACTGTTGGTAAGAAGGTAACAGAAGGTCAAGTAGAATTTAAATTAAGAACTTCAGAAGTTGAAAATATTAAGATAGAAGAAGTTGTAGCTAGGGTAAAAGAAGAGTTTGAGAAAAATAAAATATCTATTAGATAGGGGGTATTAAAAATGAAGATTTATAATAGTTTAACTAGAAAAAAAGAAGAGTTCGTCCCTATTACTCCAGGAGAAATAAAGATGTATGTTTGTGGCCCAACTGTATATAATTATTTTCATATAGGGAATGGAAGAACTTTTATAATTTTTGATACTATTAGAAGATATTTTGAGTATAGAGGTTATAAGGTTAAATATGTACAAAACTTTACTGATATTGATGATAAAATGATAAAGAGAGCAAATGAAGAAGGTACGACTGTAAAGGATGTTGGAGATAAATATATTCAGGAGTACTATAAAGATGCAGATGGCTTAAATATAAAGAGGGCTTCTATTAATCCTAGAGCAACAGAATTTGTAGAAGATATTATTGAATTTATTAGTGGCTTAATTGAAAAAGGCTATGCTTATGAAGTAGATGGAGATGTATATTTTAGAACTAATAAATTTGAAAGTTATGGTCAGTTAATAGGTCAAAATCTTGAAGATTTAAAAGTAGGAGCAAGAATTAATGTAGATGAAAGAAAAGAAGACCCAATGGATTTTGCATTATGGAAAGCTCAAAAGCCTGGTGAACCAGCTTGGGATAGTCCATGGGGAAAAGGAAGACCAGGATGGCATATAGAATGCTCCTGCATGGCAAAAAAATTATTAGGAGAAACTATAGATATTCATGCTGGAGGAGTAGATTTAACCTTCCCTCATCATGAAAATGAAATAGCTCAAAGTGAAGCTCTAACAGGTAAAAAGTTTGCAAACTACTGGATGCATGGTGCTTTCTTAAATATAAACAATCAAAAAATGTCTAAGTCTTTAAATAACTTTTTAACTGCAAGAGAAATATTAAAAGATTATAGTGCAGATGTTGTAAGATTTTTAATGTTATCAGGTCACTATAGATCACCTTTAAATTTTAGCGATGATCTTCTTGAATCAGCTAAATCATCAGTAGAGAGAATGTATAATGCTATAAGTAATTTAGAAAACCTAATAGATGAAGTTGAAAAAGAAAAAATGGATGATAATGAAAGAGAATATCTAAAATCTCTAGATGTATATAGACAAAAATATATAGAAAAGATGGACGATGATTTTAATACAGCAGATGCTATAACAGCCATTTTTGATTTAATTAAAGATATAAATACAAATATTTCAATCAATTCTTCAAAGGAACTTTGCCAAGAAGTGTTAAGCCTAATTAGAGAATTAGGATCTCCTCTTGGAATACTTCAAAACTCAACAAAATTAAGTTTAGAAGATGAAGTGGAGGAACTAATAAGACAAAGACAAGAAGCAAGAAAAAATAAAAATTTTGCTTTAGCTGATAAAATAAGAGATGATTTAAAAGCTAGAAATATAATTTTAGAAGATACTCCACAAGGAGTAAGATGGAAAATTATAAAGTAATGCTAAGAAGGCTGCAATATTGCAGCCTTTATTTAGAGGAGTGATAAAATGCTGGATGATTTAAGAACAAGAGAATTTACAAAAGAAGAAGCCAGGAGATTAAACCCCCTGCAGTTAGCTTTAATAGGAGATGCAGTTTTTGAAATCTTTATAAGGAATTATATCTTATCCAATAATGTAGAGTTATCTGTTCATAAAATTCATGTTAAGGCAATCCATTATGTTAAAGCTCAAGCTCAATCAAAGATAATTAAAACTATCGAAGAAAGCTTGGAGGAAGATGAATTATATATTTATAAAAGAGGAAGAAATACAAAATCAGCAACAATCCCCAAAAATGCAGATGTAATAGATTATAGAAATGCAACCGGTTTTGAAGCATTAATTGGATATCTTTATTTAAGTGGAAATAAAACAAGATTATCAGAAATATTAGAAAAAAGCTTGGAAATAATATAAGCAGATGAAAATAATATGAAGGAGTGATTATAATGACAAAAGGTAATAGAGAAGCTAGACTTAGGGCTAGAATGGAAAGAGAGCTTTCAGAAGGAAAGACAAAAGTGAAAGGTCAAAGAGGAAGAGATATAGAAAATCAATTTGATGATAATTTAACTTCAATAGATACAAGAGAAGATTTAGTAATTGGTAGAAATGCAGTTATGGAACTATTAAAGGGGAATAGAACTATAGAATGTATTTATATTGCTAGTGGAAATATGGAAGGTTCTATAAAAGCAATTATTAATATAGCAAAAGAAAAAAAGGTAGTATTAAAAGAAGTTGATAGGAAAAAGCTTGATGCAATGAGCAATGGAATGAGTCATCAAGGTGTTATAGCACAAGTTACTCCTTTTGTTTATTCTGAAGTAGAAGATATGATTAAGCTTGCAGAGAAAAGAAATGAGGATCCGTTTATAGTTATTCTAGATGAAATAGAAGATCCTCATAATTTAGGATCTATAATAAGAACTGCAGAATTATGCGGGGTTCATGGAATTATCATTCCAAAGAGAAGAAATGTAGGAATAACTGCAACAGTTTATAAATCTTCTGTTGGTGCTATTGAGCATATGAAAATAGCAAAGGTTACAAATATAAATTCTACAATTGATAAATTAAAGGAAAATGGACTTTGGATATATGGAGCAGATATAGAAGGAAAAGAATATAGTTATGAAGTAAACTTTTCAGGACCTTGCGCAGTAGTTATTGGAAGTGAAGGAAGAGGGATATCAAAACTTACCTTAAAAAAATGTGACAAACTTGTGAAAATCCCTATGATAGGAAAAATTAACTCTTTAAATGCTTC from Clostridium isatidis harbors:
- a CDS encoding Mini-ribonuclease 3 — encoded protein: MLDDLRTREFTKEEARRLNPLQLALIGDAVFEIFIRNYILSNNVELSVHKIHVKAIHYVKAQAQSKIIKTIEESLEEDELYIYKRGRNTKSATIPKNADVIDYRNATGFEALIGYLYLSGNKTRLSEILEKSLEII
- the disA gene encoding DNA integrity scanning diadenylate cyclase DisA, translated to MRIKDDEKMKDILKIMSPGTPLREGLENILRAKTGGLILIGDSEEVMNLVDGGFKIDADYSPAYIYELAKMDGAIVISEDLKKIIRANTHLVPEHSITTYETGTRHRTAHRMAKQTGKIVIAISQRRNIITVYKGDLKYVLQDTSVILSRANQAIQTLEKYVKVLDKVISNLDILEFQDLTTVFDVVTAIQRTEMVMRIVEEIERYIVELGNEGRLVSMQLNESIRFIERDGILLIRDYCRSDLDYCEVYEEIQKLSSSELLDLETIAKIIGRQGTSLVDSLISPRGYRILFKLQRIPISVIENLVKHFKKLKYVLEADIEELDNVEGIGEARAKMIKSGLKRIKEQIYLKSEI
- the cysS gene encoding cysteine--tRNA ligase produces the protein MKIYNSLTRKKEEFVPITPGEIKMYVCGPTVYNYFHIGNGRTFIIFDTIRRYFEYRGYKVKYVQNFTDIDDKMIKRANEEGTTVKDVGDKYIQEYYKDADGLNIKRASINPRATEFVEDIIEFISGLIEKGYAYEVDGDVYFRTNKFESYGQLIGQNLEDLKVGARINVDERKEDPMDFALWKAQKPGEPAWDSPWGKGRPGWHIECSCMAKKLLGETIDIHAGGVDLTFPHHENEIAQSEALTGKKFANYWMHGAFLNINNQKMSKSLNNFLTAREILKDYSADVVRFLMLSGHYRSPLNFSDDLLESAKSSVERMYNAISNLENLIDEVEKEKMDDNEREYLKSLDVYRQKYIEKMDDDFNTADAITAIFDLIKDINTNISINSSKELCQEVLSLIRELGSPLGILQNSTKLSLEDEVEELIRQRQEARKNKNFALADKIRDDLKARNIILEDTPQGVRWKIIK
- a CDS encoding PIN/TRAM domain-containing protein, yielding MLKKIIRAIFTIIGLISGYIVSGLISEIAALQEISFLSKSIGIISLRIFITVLFGIMFYIISPRIYSSILKLIEYAEKSVQNFTVAELIFGGIGALISLIITSLIALPLNSIDLYGLGPILFVLVNLIFAIISANIFIEKKDDITNILSNMKKGTSNKEKKGKANIKGIPKVLDTSVIIDGRIFDICQTGFIEGPLVIPSFVLDELRHISDSADALKRNRGRRGLDILNKIQKELEIETQIWEGDFPEITEVDSKLLKLAQKLKGKVITNDFNLNKVAEFQGVPVLNINELANSIKPVVLPGEEMKVIVVKDGKEASQGIGYLDDGTMIVVEDGRRFIGDQIVVIVTSVLQTAAGRMIFAKPKE
- a CDS encoding DUF1573 domain-containing protein, with amino-acid sequence MKDIIFDAFQNDVNELLLRHKSILDIITKYSEASSRVNRAVAKSVTNCGCIKISAKKQELPENLDDFRFSLESHLKGKICDNCREIIEAEIGNSLFYLSALCNTLDISLYDVLLKESAKLNILGKFNLE
- the ispD gene encoding 2-C-methyl-D-erythritol 4-phosphate cytidylyltransferase; protein product: MVSAIILAGGKGKRMGSKVSKQYIQLKGKPILYYTLTKFINSHYIDKIILVLPKDEIEYCKENVLDKYSLKIDKIVEGGKERQDSVYNALKEVDDSEIILIHDGARPFTKNSIIEDGIKYARRYGAAAPGVTPKDTIKIIDENGFSKFTPVRNTLVAIQTPQVFKAEIIKECHKRIKEEGISVTDDTMVVERYNNKVYLYEGDYENIKVTTPEDLILAEKLI
- the rlmB gene encoding 23S rRNA (guanosine(2251)-2'-O)-methyltransferase RlmB, yielding MTKGNREARLRARMERELSEGKTKVKGQRGRDIENQFDDNLTSIDTREDLVIGRNAVMELLKGNRTIECIYIASGNMEGSIKAIINIAKEKKVVLKEVDRKKLDAMSNGMSHQGVIAQVTPFVYSEVEDMIKLAEKRNEDPFIVILDEIEDPHNLGSIIRTAELCGVHGIIIPKRRNVGITATVYKSSVGAIEHMKIAKVTNINSTIDKLKENGLWIYGADIEGKEYSYEVNFSGPCAVVIGSEGRGISKLTLKKCDKLVKIPMIGKINSLNASVAGGIMMYEVLKGRLLNK
- a CDS encoding proline--tRNA ligase — its product is MKMSNMLISTLREVPAEAEIDSHKLMLRAGMIRKMASGIYNYMPLGLKVLKNVEDIIREEMNNAGAQEFLASAIIPAELWQESGRWGAYGAEMFRLKDRNDRDFCLGPTHEEVFTDIARNEIKSYKQLPLNLYQIQTKYRDERRPRFGVMRSREFVMKDAYSFDKDQDGLDISYNKMRDAYIKIFERCGIVAKPVDADTGAIGGSGSAEFMVKSEVGEDDVVFCTNCDYAANIEKAPSTPEKAEKEAYKEINKIETPNVRTIEDLIKFFNTTEKKFAKTLIYNADGKIVAVMVRGDREVNEVKLSNALGGVVDLSMASAEEVMKATSAQVGFAGPINLKVDTLLVDKEVANMYNFIVGANETGYHFENVNYGRDFEGIVGDYRNITEGENCPVCGGKITISKGTEVGHIFKLGTKYSEAMNAKFIDENGKEVPFVMGCYGIGVTRTMASIIEQNHDENGIIWPLSVAPYHVNVIAVNIKDEMQMKVANEIYEELKALGVDVIFDDRNERAGVKFKDSDLMGIPMRITVGKKVTEGQVEFKLRTSEVENIKIEEVVARVKEEFEKNKISIR